A single window of Caldicellulosiruptor bescii DSM 6725 DNA harbors:
- the pta gene encoding phosphate acetyltransferase, with protein MAFIDTIIEKAKSDIKTIVLPESYEERNLKAASIALKEKIAKIVLIGKEDEIKKEATKFGADVDEAIFIDPDNFDRFDEFVNEFYELRKNKGVTLEDAKKFMKDPMYFGVMLVYKGLADGMVSGAIHSTADTLRPALQILKTAPGVKLVSSFFIMVVPNCEYGENGVFVYADAGLNPNPTAEELADIAITSAKSFEALVGKTPKVAMLSYSTKGSAKSEMVDKVVEATRIAKEKAPDILIDGELQADAAIVPSVAKLKAPGSPVAGQANVLIFPDLDAGNIAYKLTERLAKAEAYGPITQGIAKPVNDLSRGCKAEDIVGVIAITAVQAMMK; from the coding sequence ATGGCATTTATTGATACAATCATAGAAAAAGCAAAATCAGATATAAAAACAATTGTACTACCCGAAAGCTACGAAGAAAGAAATTTAAAGGCTGCTTCTATAGCTTTGAAAGAAAAGATAGCTAAGATAGTTTTGATTGGCAAAGAAGATGAGATAAAAAAAGAGGCAACAAAGTTTGGTGCAGATGTAGATGAAGCTATTTTTATTGACCCAGACAATTTTGATAGATTTGATGAATTTGTAAATGAATTTTATGAACTAAGAAAAAACAAGGGTGTAACATTGGAAGATGCAAAAAAGTTTATGAAAGACCCGATGTATTTTGGTGTTATGCTTGTGTACAAAGGTTTGGCAGATGGTATGGTGTCTGGTGCTATTCACTCAACAGCAGATACATTAAGACCGGCTCTGCAGATATTAAAAACTGCACCTGGGGTAAAACTTGTTTCAAGCTTCTTTATTATGGTTGTACCAAACTGCGAATATGGTGAAAATGGAGTTTTTGTATATGCTGATGCAGGTTTGAATCCAAATCCAACAGCAGAAGAGCTTGCTGATATAGCTATTACATCTGCAAAGAGCTTTGAAGCTTTAGTTGGTAAAACTCCAAAAGTAGCAATGCTTTCATATTCAACCAAAGGTTCTGCAAAGTCTGAGATGGTTGACAAGGTTGTTGAGGCAACAAGGATTGCAAAAGAGAAAGCACCAGACATTTTAATAGATGGCGAACTTCAAGCAGACGCAGCAATAGTTCCTTCTGTTGCAAAGCTGAAAGCGCCAGGAAGTCCTGTTGCAGGACAAGCAAATGTTCTAATCTTCCCTGATTTGGATGCTGGCAACATTGCATACAAACTTACAGAAAGGCTTGCAAAAGCAGAAGCGTACGGACCTATTACCCAGGGAATAGCAAAACCTGTAAATGATTTGTCCCGAGGTTGCAAAGCTGAAGACATTGTGGGGGTTATTGCTATTACTGCTGTACAGGCTATGATGAAATAA
- the lexA gene encoding transcriptional repressor LexA: protein MKKQLTKKQEEILEFIKKRIKEKGYPPAVREICEATGLKSTSTVHGHLTRLEKKGYIRRDPSKPRAIEIVDEEFYVHRNVVQLPLVGKVTAGEPILAVENIEETMTLPYDLVGTEDAFLLRVRGDSMIEAGIFDNDIIIVRRQNVAENGDIVVALIDDEATVKRFYKEHDHIRLQPENKAMEPIIVKDVKILGKVIGLIRRM, encoded by the coding sequence ATGAAAAAACAGCTTACAAAAAAGCAAGAGGAAATATTAGAGTTTATCAAAAAGAGAATCAAGGAAAAAGGCTACCCTCCTGCGGTGAGGGAAATTTGTGAGGCAACAGGTCTGAAGTCTACCTCAACAGTCCATGGTCACCTGACACGACTTGAAAAGAAAGGTTATATTAGACGCGACCCATCCAAACCAAGAGCCATAGAAATAGTAGATGAAGAATTTTATGTTCACAGAAATGTTGTTCAACTTCCTCTCGTAGGAAAGGTAACAGCAGGTGAACCAATCTTAGCAGTGGAAAATATAGAAGAAACTATGACCCTGCCGTACGACCTTGTTGGGACAGAAGATGCATTCTTACTCCGAGTTAGGGGAGATAGCATGATTGAGGCAGGAATTTTCGACAATGATATAATAATTGTCAGAAGACAAAATGTAGCTGAAAATGGAGATATTGTTGTTGCCTTAATTGATGATGAAGCAACAGTAAAAAGATTCTATAAAGAACACGACCATATAAGACTTCAACCAGAAAATAAGGCTATGGAACCAATTATCGTCAAAGACGTAAAAATCCTTGGCAAAGTAATAGGACTTATCAGGAGGATGTAG
- a CDS encoding methionine gamma-lyase family protein has protein sequence MVLKIDIEALKKFYNFSHDLLSLTEQALEDLKENFEYIEEIKSFNQLKVLNAFHHSRLSYTHLNKTDGYGYSDSGRDVIEKIFAQVFGCEDALVRIQFISGTQAIATMLFALLRPGDILLSICGKPYDTLQKVIGIKEGGYGSLIEFGIKYQEIDLKKNDFDFGKIENALKENFIKVVFIQRSRGYSLRESISIEKLEKVINYIKSISPQTFVVVDNCYGEFVEKLEPTEIGADLIAGSLIKNPGGTIASCGGYIAGKKELVEMCADRLNSPGMGKEVGPSLGFNKEILQGLLFSPYLVAESLKVAIFASYIMEKLGYEVLPRFNEKRTDIIQTIVFKNQYELIRFCQGVQKGCPVDSNVLPEPWDMPGYSHKVIMAAGGFVQGTSLELSCDAPIREPFAAYLQGSSSFETGLVGILHAIENIRRM, from the coding sequence ATGGTATTGAAGATAGATATCGAGGCATTAAAAAAATTTTATAATTTTTCTCATGATTTACTAAGCTTAACAGAGCAAGCTTTAGAAGATTTAAAAGAGAATTTCGAATATATAGAGGAAATAAAATCCTTCAATCAGCTAAAGGTTTTAAATGCTTTTCACCACAGCAGGCTTTCATACACTCATCTGAATAAGACAGATGGATATGGATACTCAGATAGCGGGCGAGATGTGATTGAAAAAATCTTTGCACAGGTTTTCGGATGTGAGGATGCACTTGTTCGAATCCAATTTATTTCTGGGACACAGGCAATTGCAACAATGCTATTTGCTCTGCTCAGGCCGGGTGATATCCTTCTTTCAATCTGCGGAAAACCATATGATACATTACAAAAGGTGATAGGAATAAAAGAGGGTGGATATGGAAGCCTTATTGAATTTGGAATAAAATACCAAGAAATCGATTTGAAGAAAAATGACTTTGACTTTGGGAAAATAGAGAATGCTTTAAAAGAAAATTTTATAAAAGTAGTTTTCATTCAACGTTCACGGGGATATTCGTTGAGAGAATCAATTTCAATTGAAAAGTTAGAAAAGGTAATTAACTATATAAAATCTATTTCTCCACAAACATTTGTTGTAGTTGACAACTGTTACGGTGAATTTGTGGAAAAATTGGAACCAACCGAAATAGGAGCAGACTTGATAGCAGGTTCACTTATCAAAAATCCTGGTGGAACAATTGCTTCGTGTGGCGGCTATATCGCAGGGAAAAAAGAACTTGTTGAAATGTGTGCAGATAGGCTGAATTCTCCCGGCATGGGAAAAGAAGTTGGACCGTCTCTTGGATTTAACAAAGAGATTTTACAAGGACTTTTATTCTCACCATATCTTGTTGCTGAAAGCTTGAAAGTGGCTATATTTGCTTCATATATAATGGAAAAGTTAGGATATGAGGTTTTACCAAGATTTAATGAAAAAAGAACAGATATAATTCAGACAATTGTGTTTAAAAACCAATACGAACTTATAAGATTTTGTCAAGGGGTGCAAAAAGGCTGTCCTGTCGACAGCAATGTTTTGCCTGAACCTTGGGATATGCCGGGATATTCTCATAAAGTAATAATGGCAGCAGGCGGATTTGTACAGGGTACGTCTTTGGAACTTTCTTGTGATGCGCCAATCAGAGAGCCTTTTGCCGCATACCTTCAAGGTAGTTCTTCATTTGAAACTGGGCTTGTTGGGATTTTGCATGCTATAGAAAATATCAGGAGGATGTAA